From Microbacterium pseudoresistens, the proteins below share one genomic window:
- a CDS encoding ABC transporter permease has product MRLFHTRFTGVLLLIVLAAVWQLVATLNVMNSSSLPTVTEILSSLWELTVSGELPSELALSLQRVAIGYGLAVIIGVGLGLAMGYSRALHNLLEPVTELLRPIPSPAYIPLAILFLGLGESMKIFVIAFSCTFPILLNTFSSIRAVDLVLVDTGRTFGAKRFDQIVKIYLPSALPGIFTGMRVALGISLIVVVIAEMVASGGGIGYFILNAQRLFQVPEMYAGIVTLAVTGYLLNLIFVVIEGRVLRWQPKSV; this is encoded by the coding sequence ATGCGGCTGTTCCACACGCGGTTCACAGGAGTGCTCCTGCTGATCGTATTGGCTGCTGTCTGGCAGCTCGTGGCCACACTCAATGTGATGAATTCGTCGAGTCTGCCGACGGTGACGGAGATCCTTTCCTCGTTGTGGGAGCTCACCGTCTCCGGAGAGCTGCCGAGTGAACTCGCGCTCAGTCTGCAACGTGTGGCGATCGGGTACGGGCTTGCAGTGATCATCGGCGTCGGACTGGGTCTGGCCATGGGCTACTCACGTGCTCTTCATAACCTGCTCGAGCCGGTCACCGAGTTGCTCCGACCGATACCGAGTCCTGCATACATCCCCTTGGCCATCCTCTTCCTCGGGCTGGGGGAGTCGATGAAGATCTTCGTCATCGCGTTCTCGTGCACCTTTCCCATTCTGCTGAACACCTTCAGCTCGATCCGGGCGGTGGACCTGGTTCTCGTCGACACGGGGCGTACTTTCGGCGCGAAGCGGTTCGATCAGATCGTCAAGATCTACCTTCCTTCTGCTCTGCCGGGCATTTTCACAGGTATGCGGGTCGCGCTGGGCATCAGCCTCATCGTGGTCGTGATCGCGGAGATGGTTGCCAGCGGTGGCGGCATCGGCTATTTCATCCTGAATGCACAGCGCTTGTTCCAGGTGCCCGAGATGTATGCAGGAATCGTGACGTTGGCGGTGACGGGATACCTTCTGAATCTCATCTTCGTGGTCATCGAAGGCAGGGTGCTGCGCTGGCAGCCGAAGTCGGTGTGA